The following is a genomic window from Bactrocera tryoni isolate S06 chromosome 2, CSIRO_BtryS06_freeze2, whole genome shotgun sequence.
ACGATGAAAAAGAATAGAAATATTGGATATACGGCAAGTGGTTTACGGTTTGGTGGCTGACTTTCACCAAGAAATATAAAAGAagctaaaaatacatatttataaactcGAATGCAtttcaaaatagaaaaatatatagaatttttgACTTACCATATGTGGCCCACACAAATCCTATCGTAGTGGTTACCAGTCGCAAGAAAAATGCTAATTTTGTTTGGGTAGCTAGCAAAATAACACGACACACAATCAACGCTATCGCCACTGGTGTAAGGCAATAACCCAATACGCAGACGGACTGGAAAAACGAGCTACAATAatgtagtgaaacaaaaaacttagtacCATTACattcaaatacatttattttagttGTACTCACATATTGCCGCCAAGGAGCTTCGAATTTAGAGTAACTATAGCCGCACCTATCCATACGATAACAAAAACTTGTGCGAACTCTGGACCGCCATCATACATGCTATCTGCTGAACCTTGCAGTATGGTAGCCATAAATGTGCAGAGTACTAGTGGACCCCATAAATCCcctaaaatattaaagtaaatagttatttttatttacaagttTCTGCGCTACGGCTTTTAGCACTCACAATCACGCAGCAAACTGGACTTCTCCTTGGGATAGAGCACATGATAAAATTTTACGCCAACTGCGCGCACATCTCGTAGCTGCAATGataacaattataaaaaatatgagtcATTAAAAGTGCAACTAGCTTGTTGGCCGAAATACGCACAAATGTCTCTTTAATTGGCTCATCTAGTGTGTTGAAATCCGGTGCGCCTATTTGTGATGTATTTTTACGTGCTCCCGGTATGGACATATCACCTTCCAATTGGGAAGAAGCCGAAATGTTATCATCGAACATCTGTATAGAAACGTGTAAAGTGCAAGTATTAGAAAAGTTTGTTTTGTTGCTCAATGCATCAGTTTCGTTAACTTACATCCAGTTTAGTGTCCATTTCTGTGTTTCGTCAATTCTGTGGATTTGCACTATTCTACtaatgaattaatatatttttaaaaactataattttcgTTGTTGTAACTTTTTCGGCACcgcaaaaactttttatttacacaaattaATTGTAGACAATACATAAACGTCAGCAGTAAAGGTAAAAACAGCTGATAAGTCGCGCTGGCAATGAGAACACTTTGTAGTTGATGCACAAACCTGTGTGACACCCTgtgctttttattaaaataaataaatgtttttaattttatatttaagaacACTTGCTTTTTGAGACACtttagtatttatattttaattatttagtgtcaagtgattttttttataattttataaaaaattttgtatatgatGTCAATATGCTGCTGGGAACAGTTGATCTGTTTACCTTcagttgttttgtatttttgaaagaaacCTATTTTaggttattattattgttatatttataaagttAAAGGAAACGCCGTGTTAATGCTTTATCTAGCTTTAAaaagatatgtatgtgaaatgttctgaaagcatttgaaaaagatTTCCTGTAGGCATCGAAGCTGGTATCCATATTACACAACATTCTCTACAAACATTTTCTAAAAGTGCATGAATAAATTTGTTAACAACTCTCTTATTTCAGAATCAGGAAAACAACAAttaaacaattacaacaaagaCTAAACTCCGACAATTTCAGAACAATCTATCCAACGTATATGGACAGGGGAAACAACGGTAATTTTTTTGACTCCCACTAACTGCGAAGCGttgttcgaaaatattgctagaatatacatacatacatacatatatgctgctaaaacaataacaatgacaAGTTATTGGCCTTATTATCTCAACTAATTAATTAACCTCAGAGAAATCTTGTTTATTGTAGCGACAGAAAACGTCGCTGAAGTAATTTGAAGGTATGCTGCCGAGTTGATAGTCCTTGGCCGCATAAAAGTCGGCGTCCGTTCCGCTTACATAGATCCCTTTCTATCGTGGGAACTTTTGACAGAGCAGCCCTGGAGATGCCTGCATAATTTTCTTGAGcgcaaaataaaacaactacttcagtttgtattattttttcttcgaaaatttttattaacacacACCTTTAGACCTTAAAAACATTGAATTTCTTTTAACAGTTTGTAATTACAATTAAtgcataattatataatttataattaaatcaaaaattagtgGTCCAGtaagagtataaataattttgttttatattgtgATTGTTTCCTtgctacatacaagtataaaaatgtatttttgttgttgttaaataaaaacGCTACACAATTATCGCCTTCTGTttactcattttatttttttattttttttttttggaattttaaatattgacaACTGCTATGTTTACTTCTTCTTGACCTCATAGACCGATTGAATGGCTTTCAGTAGCCAGCCAACTTCTTCGACGGTTTTGATTTGATAATTGGCATAAGTCTTCAGTGTTGGCAGCTCAGAGACGCGGAAAGTTTTGCCCAAGCCATGGAGTACTTTGATGGCATCCTCATCGGTGGTATCGTCACCGGCGTAAATGATCTTCAGTTTCTTATCCCAATCGGCTTCGAAGTGTTTCTCCAAAATCATTTTGGCGCCCTCACCTGTTAACAAAATGAGAAAAGGAGGAGGGTGTTTGAGTGTAAGTTTTTTAAATGAAgcatgttttataaaatttattttcttaggGGCAACCACTGATCACACCTGCGGACTGAACTCTAAAAATCGAGGTACTTGACCTAAACtcttatttttttcagtatttgcATAATTAAGTTGTTGAAAAAATTCGTCTAATATTTTAGGACCATTCCTGATTGATCACTACTAACCCCGTAATGTTTGAACTATGCcttcagcaacaacaaagtttttAGTTGTCTATTCCAAGTTATATAGTCGCTTACTATCGCTATTTTTTATGCCAGTCTATGTGTTTTATGCCAGtttttttgttcgattcgccaatATCCATAACCTGGCTAATCATAAAACCTTTTACAAGATGTATACGAGCTGTTTTACCAATGTCTGGTCAGCAGCTATCTGTCAGTTAAGTAAACATTTTGTAACGAATAAAGGAATTTTGGTTAGGTTAATCAGAACTGACAAGCTATGTATTTTATACTAGtttttttgttcgattcgccattgTTCAAAACATGACTaatcaaaaaacttaaaataagaTGTCTAAGGGCCGTGGTCTCAATGCCTAGTACGCTTCCATCTGTAAGTGAAGTTCTATTTAGATAAAAAGGATCTTTACGAAAAAAGTAGTCTTGGTTacgttaaccagaacttaactgacagatggctCCTAACcagattttttatcaaaatacaaTTTAAGACCTTTTAATTTACCTacttttttaatgcaaatatatttttgtagaactgttaaatattttttaaatatctttcgATA
Proteins encoded in this region:
- the LOC120768270 gene encoding protein YIPF6; the protein is MDTKLDMFDDNISASSQLEGDMSIPGARKNTSQIGAPDFNTLDEPIKETFLRDVRAVGVKFYHVLYPKEKSSLLRDWDLWGPLVLCTFMATILQGSADSMYDGGPEFAQVFVIVWIGAAIVTLNSKLLGGNISFFQSVCVLGYCLTPVAIALIVCRVILLATQTKLAFFLRLVTTTIGFVWATYASFIFLGESQPPNRKPLAVYPIFLFFFIVSWLVISHT